One part of the bacterium genome encodes these proteins:
- a CDS encoding CRTAC1 family protein: protein MRPGWRSGVWILVAASLSLLAGCDRPEPEAGASAEVDADGATAPPIFVDASREAGLDFTYFNGMSGEYYFVEMTGSGAALFDYDNDDDLDLFVVQGHMLGADKTLGDAVFAPQHPLPLKDRLYRNDLRTSPEGDSAVRLVDVTETSGIDSLGYGMGVAVGDYDNDGWVDLYVTNFGSNQLFRNRGDGTFEDVTEQAGAGDPRWSVSAAFVDYDRDGWLDLYVGNYVEFTVASHKRCRAATGAPDYCGPHSYDPVLDRLLRNRGDGSFEDVTVSAGLDATSGAGLGVVPADFNQDGWLDLYVANDGTANSLWVNQGDGTFTDEAQLTGSAFNMEGNPEAGMGVDAGDFDNDGDEDLFVAHLTSETSTLYKNIGGGLFRDDTVSSGLGAATWNATGFATGFLDYDNDSWLDILAFNGAVKSIEALARKGDPYPLHQPNQVFHGLGDGRFEEVTAQAGSAFEVSEVSRGAAFGDVDNDGDTDVVVTNNAGPARLLLNQVGSRNSWLGLKLLAGSPARDQLGAGAKVVRSGGASLWRRIGTGGGYASAGDPRALVGLGDSSSIERVEITWPDGVRESFRGLVINSYNTLVEGEGEPLS, encoded by the coding sequence GTGCGGCCGGGCTGGCGTTCGGGAGTCTGGATTCTGGTAGCGGCTTCGCTGTCGTTGCTGGCGGGCTGTGATCGGCCTGAGCCCGAGGCAGGGGCCTCCGCCGAGGTTGACGCCGATGGCGCGACCGCGCCTCCGATTTTCGTCGATGCGAGCCGGGAAGCGGGACTTGATTTCACGTACTTCAACGGCATGTCGGGGGAGTACTACTTCGTCGAAATGACGGGTAGTGGCGCGGCGCTCTTCGACTACGACAACGACGATGACCTGGATCTGTTCGTGGTCCAGGGACACATGCTCGGCGCCGACAAGACCCTGGGCGACGCGGTCTTCGCGCCGCAGCATCCGTTGCCGCTGAAGGATCGTCTCTACCGCAACGACCTTCGGACCAGCCCGGAGGGCGATTCGGCGGTGCGCCTGGTCGACGTTACCGAGACGAGCGGGATCGACTCCTTGGGTTACGGCATGGGCGTCGCGGTCGGGGACTACGACAACGATGGCTGGGTCGACCTGTATGTGACCAACTTCGGCTCCAACCAGCTGTTTCGCAACCGCGGTGATGGAACCTTCGAGGACGTGACCGAACAGGCAGGAGCCGGAGACCCGCGCTGGAGCGTATCGGCGGCGTTTGTCGACTACGATCGCGACGGCTGGCTCGATCTCTACGTCGGCAACTATGTAGAGTTCACCGTGGCTTCGCACAAGCGCTGCAGAGCGGCGACGGGGGCACCGGACTACTGCGGGCCGCATTCCTACGACCCGGTGCTCGACCGGTTGCTGCGCAATCGCGGAGATGGCTCGTTCGAGGATGTGACCGTCAGCGCCGGTCTGGACGCGACGTCGGGCGCCGGTTTGGGCGTGGTTCCGGCGGACTTCAATCAGGATGGCTGGCTGGATCTCTATGTTGCCAACGACGGTACGGCCAACTCCCTCTGGGTGAACCAGGGCGATGGCACGTTCACTGATGAGGCTCAGTTGACCGGCAGCGCGTTCAACATGGAGGGGAATCCAGAGGCGGGAATGGGTGTCGACGCCGGTGACTTCGACAACGACGGAGATGAGGACCTCTTCGTCGCCCATCTGACCAGCGAGACGAGTACTCTGTACAAGAACATCGGCGGTGGGTTGTTTCGCGACGATACGGTCTCGAGCGGTCTCGGAGCGGCGACCTGGAACGCCACCGGTTTCGCTACGGGTTTTCTCGACTACGACAATGACTCCTGGCTCGATATCCTGGCCTTCAACGGCGCCGTGAAGTCGATAGAGGCTCTGGCTCGCAAGGGAGACCCTTATCCGTTGCATCAGCCCAATCAGGTCTTTCACGGACTCGGCGACGGCCGCTTCGAGGAGGTGACCGCCCAGGCCGGATCCGCGTTCGAGGTGTCCGAGGTCAGCCGCGGCGCGGCCTTTGGCGACGTCGACAATGACGGCGACACCGATGTCGTGGTAACCAACAACGCGGGGCCCGCTCGGCTGCTCTTGAATCAGGTCGGATCCAGGAACAGTTGGCTGGGCCTGAAACTGCTGGCTGGGTCTCCGGCACGCGATCAGCTGGGCGCCGGCGCGAAGGTGGTGCGATCGGGCGGAGCTTCGCTCTGGCGGCGTATCGGAACCGGAGGAGGCTATGCCTCGGCCGGCGACCCTCGTGCCCTGGTTGGTCTGGGAGACTCGAGCTCGATCGAGCGGGTGGAGATCACTTGGCCCGATGGTGTTCGCGAGTCCTTTCGGGGCCTGGTCATAAACAGCTACAACACATTGGTCGAGGGTGAGGGTGAGCCGCTTTCCTGA
- a CDS encoding molybdopterin-dependent oxidoreductase yields MTTSRRDILHWGLRASALLALFGGQGGASFAQRRPSSPRLRGYELLDILPFFGDGRNFVGARAGEGADVRLAIDTSTLTTKKLITPNQEFFIRTGYPKQLESRKDWQVTVEGLVAEPRVFPLSELVSMAEPLGVHLAECAGSTRNSHFGLMSAADWKGVPVSRVLDEVASKPEATRVLVSGVDPGSGPDPEAAWIFTFEDLARAGAAFAFEMNGAPLGKDYGAPMRLIVPGWYACAWIKWVDKIVLLDDSCAATAQMMEYSTRTQQVGVPRLARDFRPAIIEQCAMPVRVEKWSHEGDIFYRVVGILWGGDRLIRSLEIGFDPEPGLHPVEHLKHETNDTWTLWSHTWKPVKPGPYRIRLVIDEPGVSSWRMGVGFYDRSVQIDEV; encoded by the coding sequence ATGACAACATCTCGCCGAGACATTCTGCATTGGGGTCTGCGCGCAAGTGCCCTTTTGGCCCTTTTTGGGGGGCAGGGCGGAGCATCTTTCGCTCAGAGAAGGCCGTCTTCTCCTCGCCTCAGGGGCTATGAGCTGCTCGATATCCTGCCGTTCTTCGGCGACGGCAGGAATTTCGTGGGGGCGCGAGCGGGCGAGGGAGCGGACGTGCGGCTGGCCATTGATACTTCGACCCTCACGACCAAGAAGCTCATCACACCCAACCAGGAGTTCTTCATCCGGACCGGCTATCCGAAGCAGTTGGAGAGTCGCAAGGACTGGCAGGTTACTGTCGAGGGGCTGGTCGCCGAGCCGCGGGTCTTTCCTCTGTCGGAGCTGGTCTCGATGGCCGAGCCCCTCGGCGTGCATCTGGCGGAGTGTGCGGGCTCGACCCGGAATAGTCACTTCGGCTTGATGAGTGCCGCCGACTGGAAGGGCGTCCCGGTTTCAAGAGTACTCGACGAGGTCGCCTCGAAGCCCGAGGCCACACGAGTCCTGGTCTCAGGTGTGGATCCCGGCAGCGGGCCGGACCCCGAGGCCGCGTGGATCTTTACTTTCGAGGATCTCGCCAGGGCCGGTGCCGCGTTCGCTTTCGAGATGAACGGCGCGCCGTTGGGTAAGGACTACGGTGCTCCGATGCGCCTCATTGTCCCGGGCTGGTATGCCTGCGCCTGGATCAAGTGGGTGGACAAGATCGTTCTCCTCGATGACAGCTGTGCGGCGACGGCGCAGATGATGGAGTACTCGACTCGAACCCAGCAGGTGGGTGTGCCGAGGCTGGCGCGGGACTTCCGCCCGGCGATCATCGAGCAGTGCGCGATGCCGGTGCGGGTCGAAAAATGGAGCCACGAAGGGGACATCTTCTACCGCGTCGTCGGCATCTTATGGGGTGGCGACCGCTTGATCCGATCTCTCGAGATCGGTTTCGATCCGGAACCGGGCCTCCATCCGGTGGAGCACCTGAAGCATGAGACCAACGATACCTGGACGCTCTGGTCCCACACCTGGAAGCCGGTGAAGCCCGGGCCGTACCGGATTCGGCTGGTTATCGACGAGCCGGGCGTTAGTTCCTGGCGCATGGGAGTCGGCTTCTACGACCGCAGTGTTCAGATCGACGAGGTTTGA
- a CDS encoding tetratricopeptide repeat protein gives MSRFPDLVALAAVAALLASLPGCGKPRWAVDLEPVPQPELSAFEPAVREQIERAVERVEQAGEAGDRVEAAEAYGGLGAILQTYDLYEAATVSLENALRLQPDNLRWSYYLAIVEQAAGNLTGATEHLQRAVELAPDYLPARVRLGELLISSQQPDKARAELERALELDRDCALAYYFLGRAALAMNESRAAIEHFERSLELQPQATAVHHLLAQAYREQGDLEQAELHLGRRGDAVVKISDRLFIELGELDLGAAARIRRGAEAQVAGDFDTALEEYRQAVAADPENPEARQSLGGVLARKGEARAAAEQYRVARRILGDDPLVLSNLGAVLMAEGELEEALQLLERSLDLDPTLQNARLALGALLTEQGRPSEALIHYRALLERDRSNVDGLLGQAQALAAMGDGAAAVTALETALQSTAPPTTQARIHAELGSILARRRDAEGALAHLGAAIELDPRLGSARFARANLLGGLGRFREAALEYQEVIRLAPASVPARLGGTTAWAMAGEFTKARICLEEGLEQAPAPELEHALARLLVSAPDAKVRDPGRGLELAQSAHRRVATMETAETLALALAAVGRCAEGVEQERRLFEQAERTGNRGVAGRVGARLNHYQQTGSCLPAWPS, from the coding sequence GTGAGCCGCTTTCCTGATCTGGTGGCGCTGGCGGCCGTGGCGGCGCTTCTCGCGTCTCTCCCAGGGTGCGGCAAGCCGCGGTGGGCGGTCGATCTCGAGCCGGTCCCGCAACCCGAGCTGAGCGCGTTCGAGCCAGCAGTGAGGGAACAGATCGAACGAGCGGTCGAGCGCGTCGAGCAAGCCGGCGAAGCCGGGGACCGGGTCGAGGCCGCCGAGGCCTATGGTGGGTTGGGCGCGATTCTACAGACCTACGACCTCTACGAGGCCGCCACGGTCTCGCTGGAGAATGCCTTGCGGCTCCAGCCCGACAACTTGCGCTGGAGCTATTACCTGGCGATTGTCGAGCAAGCCGCGGGCAACCTGACCGGGGCGACGGAGCATCTGCAGCGCGCCGTCGAGTTGGCTCCCGACTATCTGCCGGCGCGGGTGCGATTGGGTGAGCTCTTGATCAGCAGCCAGCAGCCGGACAAGGCGCGCGCCGAGCTCGAGCGAGCACTCGAGTTGGACCGCGACTGCGCCTTGGCGTATTACTTCCTGGGTAGGGCGGCTCTGGCGATGAATGAGAGTCGGGCGGCGATCGAGCATTTCGAGCGTTCTCTCGAGCTTCAGCCCCAAGCCACGGCAGTCCATCATCTGCTTGCGCAAGCCTATCGGGAGCAGGGCGATCTCGAGCAGGCAGAGCTGCATCTCGGGCGGCGTGGCGATGCGGTCGTCAAGATCAGCGATCGCCTGTTCATCGAGCTCGGCGAGCTGGATCTCGGCGCAGCGGCCCGGATTCGCCGCGGAGCCGAGGCGCAGGTGGCAGGCGACTTCGACACCGCCCTCGAGGAGTATCGGCAGGCCGTCGCCGCCGATCCCGAGAATCCCGAAGCCCGGCAGAGCCTCGGAGGGGTGTTGGCCCGAAAGGGAGAGGCCCGCGCCGCCGCCGAGCAGTACCGCGTCGCCCGGCGGATCCTCGGCGACGATCCGCTGGTGCTCTCGAATCTCGGCGCCGTGTTGATGGCCGAAGGCGAGCTCGAGGAGGCGCTGCAATTGCTCGAGCGGTCACTCGACCTGGATCCGACGCTCCAGAACGCTCGTCTGGCGCTCGGCGCGTTGCTTACCGAACAGGGCAGGCCCTCGGAGGCTCTGATCCACTACCGAGCGCTGCTCGAACGGGACCGAAGCAACGTCGACGGTCTGCTGGGGCAAGCCCAAGCGCTTGCGGCGATGGGAGATGGTGCCGCGGCCGTGACCGCTCTCGAAACCGCTCTCCAGAGCACGGCGCCACCGACAACCCAGGCTCGGATCCACGCAGAGCTGGGTTCTATTCTGGCTCGCAGGCGGGACGCCGAAGGGGCTTTGGCTCATCTGGGCGCGGCCATCGAGCTCGATCCGCGGCTGGGCTCCGCGCGCTTCGCCCGGGCCAACCTGCTCGGCGGCCTGGGCCGATTTCGCGAGGCGGCCTTGGAGTACCAGGAGGTGATCCGCCTCGCGCCGGCCTCGGTGCCGGCTCGCCTCGGTGGCACCACTGCCTGGGCGATGGCGGGTGAATTCACCAAGGCCCGCATCTGTCTGGAAGAGGGCCTCGAGCAGGCCCCGGCCCCGGAGCTCGAGCACGCGCTGGCGCGGCTGCTGGTATCCGCGCCCGATGCGAAGGTCCGGGATCCCGGTCGCGGGCTCGAGTTGGCCCAGAGCGCTCATCGACGCGTGGCGACGATGGAGAC
- a CDS encoding tetratricopeptide repeat protein — protein sequence MSSGRARNARALVVIACALAAVAGSGANARESLEPVAMPRIETMEPAVREQLLEARSELDRLLGDPAASEAALAPSFGRLGQLYHAYDLFTSAGACYRNAAALDPSDFRWPYYLGVLFELDGRGEEALDAFTTASKLRPNHLPIMLHLADLHLNAERSQEAETLYERVLASNPGSAAAQVGLGRISAARGDHADAIRRFEQALELQPEANRTHYLLGQEYRRLGDMEQASVHLGQTGSVGVSFFEPLLVEVQRLAVGAGAALGRGGDAQMLGLYDVALREYRRAVAEAPANADARFALGSLLVAIGSFDEAVKELSEAVRLDPEHPQPRFLLGHVLFQQGRLAEAEPELRRVLELDPGLREAQMTLAALLASTRRFQESVSLYRAVVEVDETDHDARLNLGKALVMMAKEDAGLAEFDAVLAEATQATTLALAHYNRAVVEAGRGARQSVISRLETALELDPELADARLLQARLLTGVGSLAAAADQYDRILEIDPGNSNARLAGAGVLAAAGRTAEARSRLEEGLAADPGDRTMALVLARLLACGADESARDGATALALAEELFSLERSPQNAEAMGMALAQVKRFEEAVQLQEGLAAEARRRGQTAWAEHLDRNLERYRRRETCRIEASPNR from the coding sequence CTCGAGGCAAGATCCGAGCTGGATCGGCTCTTGGGGGACCCCGCCGCTTCCGAGGCCGCTCTGGCGCCGAGCTTCGGCCGTCTGGGGCAGCTCTACCACGCCTACGATCTGTTCACCTCGGCCGGCGCCTGCTATCGCAACGCGGCGGCGCTGGATCCGAGCGACTTCCGCTGGCCCTACTACCTGGGAGTTCTGTTCGAGCTCGACGGCCGCGGCGAGGAAGCGCTGGACGCGTTCACAACGGCCTCGAAGCTGCGGCCCAATCACCTGCCGATCATGCTCCATCTGGCCGATTTGCACCTGAACGCTGAACGCAGCCAGGAGGCCGAGACGCTCTATGAGCGAGTTCTGGCCTCGAACCCCGGGTCGGCGGCGGCGCAGGTCGGTTTGGGGAGAATCTCGGCGGCCCGGGGCGACCACGCGGATGCAATTAGGCGTTTCGAGCAAGCCCTCGAGCTGCAGCCCGAAGCCAACCGGACACACTACCTCCTGGGCCAGGAGTATCGCCGGCTCGGAGACATGGAGCAAGCTTCGGTGCACCTGGGGCAAACCGGTTCGGTGGGAGTGAGCTTCTTCGAGCCTCTTCTGGTCGAGGTGCAGCGCCTGGCCGTGGGGGCCGGGGCCGCGCTCGGAAGAGGCGGCGACGCCCAGATGCTGGGTTTGTACGACGTCGCCCTGCGCGAGTACCGGCGCGCGGTGGCCGAGGCTCCCGCGAACGCCGACGCTCGATTCGCTCTCGGCTCGCTTCTGGTCGCGATCGGTTCGTTCGACGAGGCGGTCAAGGAGCTGAGTGAAGCCGTTCGCCTCGATCCCGAGCACCCGCAGCCGCGCTTCCTGCTCGGCCACGTTCTGTTCCAGCAAGGTCGTTTGGCAGAAGCGGAGCCGGAGCTCAGGAGGGTCCTGGAGCTTGACCCTGGGCTCAGAGAGGCTCAGATGACGCTGGCCGCGCTGCTGGCGTCGACCCGCCGATTCCAGGAGTCGGTGTCGCTGTATCGCGCGGTCGTCGAGGTGGACGAGACAGATCATGATGCCCGACTCAATCTGGGCAAGGCGCTGGTCATGATGGCGAAGGAGGACGCCGGCCTGGCCGAGTTCGATGCGGTCCTGGCCGAGGCGACCCAAGCCACAACCCTGGCCCTGGCTCACTACAACCGCGCGGTGGTCGAGGCCGGGCGCGGGGCGCGGCAAAGCGTGATCTCGAGGTTGGAGACCGCTCTCGAGCTCGATCCGGAGCTTGCCGACGCGCGTCTGCTTCAGGCGCGATTGCTTACCGGCGTGGGCAGTCTTGCCGCCGCGGCCGATCAGTACGACCGGATTCTCGAGATCGATCCCGGGAACTCGAACGCACGGCTCGCCGGCGCGGGCGTTCTCGCGGCCGCCGGCCGAACGGCGGAGGCTAGAAGTCGCCTGGAAGAAGGATTGGCTGCCGATCCCGGAGATCGGACGATGGCACTGGTGCTGGCGCGGCTCCTGGCTTGCGGAGCGGACGAGAGCGCCCGAGACGGTGCCACCGCCCTGGCCCTGGCGGAGGAGCTTTTCAGCCTCGAGCGCAGCCCACAGAATGCCGAAGCTATGGGAATGGCGCTGGCGCAGGTGAAAAGGTTCGAAGAGGCGGTGCAGCTTCAGGAGGGGCTCGCGGCCGAAGCGCGGCGCCGGGGACAGACGGCCTGGGCGGAGCATCTGGATCGGAACCTCGAGCGCTACCGGCGGCGTGAGACGTGCCGTATCGAGGCAAGTCCGAATCGCTAG